The proteins below come from a single Gimesia alba genomic window:
- a CDS encoding phosphotransferase enzyme family protein has product MNPYHLPVDDTSPYYAALAQCVDHWGLVPEKTELIRDGVNHVFATERQDGEPVIIRISDGAVRGRDEVLGELIWLEHLIRHGCTVTTPIPSRGGELLETVGVDEGAMHVCCFQRFGGRQLNPATDVEWNDELFLKLGREIGRIHRASDDLHLPGDHDRLRWYEINLGQFPDPLPEIFNPQVVEAMRAFTDDWQGRPTTSGHYGLVHRDLHAGNFLVEEGRVEVIDFDLGCYGWRTMDLGVLLFVHYFYPSLQVSDTSPELAGHVLAKLVEGYREEYPIDHEQLETVGDMIMLNTVSNYFLMLPNPEHWQIAMGNPRLPVSKSLEWIEQLWLSGEKLRVDLKQL; this is encoded by the coding sequence TTGAATCCGTATCATTTGCCGGTTGACGATACTTCGCCATATTATGCTGCGCTGGCGCAGTGTGTTGATCACTGGGGGTTGGTGCCCGAGAAGACAGAGTTGATCCGCGACGGGGTCAATCATGTGTTTGCTACGGAGCGCCAGGATGGTGAGCCGGTGATTATTCGCATCAGCGACGGTGCGGTGCGCGGACGAGATGAAGTGTTGGGAGAGTTGATCTGGCTGGAACACCTGATTCGTCATGGCTGCACGGTGACGACGCCGATTCCTTCACGCGGCGGGGAATTGCTGGAGACCGTCGGCGTGGATGAAGGGGCCATGCATGTCTGTTGCTTCCAGCGTTTCGGGGGAAGACAACTCAACCCGGCGACCGATGTCGAGTGGAATGACGAACTCTTCCTCAAACTGGGCCGCGAGATCGGCCGCATCCATCGTGCTTCAGATGATCTCCACTTGCCGGGCGACCACGATCGTCTGCGCTGGTACGAGATCAATCTCGGGCAGTTTCCCGATCCGCTGCCCGAAATTTTCAATCCGCAAGTCGTCGAGGCGATGCGCGCTTTTACAGACGACTGGCAGGGACGGCCCACCACTTCTGGCCACTATGGACTGGTTCATCGCGATCTGCATGCGGGAAATTTCCTGGTTGAAGAGGGCCGGGTCGAGGTGATCGACTTCGACCTGGGCTGCTATGGCTGGCGGACAATGGATCTGGGTGTGTTGCTGTTCGTGCATTACTTTTATCCCAGTCTGCAGGTGTCGGATACCAGTCCTGAATTAGCCGGACACGTTCTGGCGAAGCTGGTCGAGGGCTATCGCGAAGAATACCCAATCGACCACGAACAGTTAGAGACGGTGGGAGACATGATCATGCTGAATACCGTTTCCAATTATTTCCTCATGCTTCCAAACCCGGAGCACTGGCAAATCGCGATGGGCAACCCGCGGCTACCCGTTTCGAAAAGTCTGGAGTGGATTGAGCAACTCTGGCTGAGCGGCGAGAAACTGCGAGTTGACCTCAAGCAGTTGTAG
- a CDS encoding alpha/beta hydrolase — MLLNSKRLSNRVCCVLTCAVLGLASNIVFSAEKYTENPGKQGNGNYVVGPEYQIDPDLTDQGNPKGKSFEFSMPLAESKIFPGNDKTLDPKKPVRETRKIFVYVPAAYKDGTKAPILVTHDGPSRMDLVRNALDNLTISKDPQRRLPAFIVIGVQNGGNDGKGSERGLEYDTMSDRFARFINDEVLPAVLKNKEIRAAYPNIAFTDNPWGRAAMGCSSGGAAALTMGWFRPDLFRRLITYSGTFVDQQDDDAPEEAKYPLGAWEYHSSMKLIENSDQKPLRIFTHVAENDLRANDPEETYHNWVMANERTAAALKAKGYDYRYVFSKGTRHCDRKVFEQTLADTLIWMWRGYHGE, encoded by the coding sequence ATGTTGCTGAATTCGAAGCGCTTGTCAAATCGTGTCTGTTGTGTACTCACCTGTGCGGTTCTTGGATTGGCCTCCAATATTGTTTTTTCCGCGGAGAAATATACGGAGAACCCGGGCAAACAAGGCAATGGGAATTATGTCGTTGGTCCCGAGTATCAAATCGACCCGGACCTGACTGATCAAGGCAATCCCAAAGGCAAGAGTTTCGAATTCTCGATGCCTTTGGCTGAAAGCAAAATCTTTCCCGGCAATGATAAGACCCTCGATCCCAAAAAGCCTGTGCGTGAAACACGTAAGATTTTTGTTTACGTTCCCGCCGCCTACAAGGACGGCACGAAGGCACCGATTCTGGTTACCCATGATGGGCCGAGCCGCATGGATCTGGTCCGCAATGCTTTGGATAATCTGACGATCTCGAAGGACCCGCAGCGCCGGCTGCCCGCTTTTATTGTGATCGGCGTTCAGAATGGCGGGAACGACGGCAAGGGAAGTGAGCGCGGTCTGGAATATGATACGATGTCCGATCGCTTTGCCCGGTTTATCAACGACGAAGTCTTGCCGGCTGTGCTGAAGAACAAAGAGATTCGAGCCGCCTATCCCAATATTGCGTTTACTGACAATCCCTGGGGCCGCGCCGCGATGGGCTGCAGTTCCGGCGGAGCGGCGGCGCTGACGATGGGCTGGTTTCGTCCGGATCTGTTTCGTCGATTGATTACCTACTCCGGCACGTTCGTTGACCAGCAGGACGATGATGCACCCGAAGAAGCGAAGTACCCGCTGGGCGCGTGGGAATACCATTCCAGTATGAAGCTGATCGAAAACAGTGATCAAAAACCGCTGCGGATCTTTACCCACGTCGCTGAAAATGATTTGCGTGCCAACGATCCGGAAGAGACCTATCACAACTGGGTGATGGCTAACGAGCGCACGGCGGCCGCACTCAAAGCCAAAGGTTATGACTACCGCTACGTCTTCAGCAAAGGGACCCGACACTGCGATCGCAAAGTCTTCGAACAGACACTGGCCGACACACTGATCTGGATGTGGCGCGGTTATCATGGGGAGTGA
- a CDS encoding zinc ribbon domain-containing protein gives MTPNSWKQSKEFINLISDNLTVLLESSEFETIRTQLMELVNNLDKRYGININCMIDIIDWEEERILPLLNTGISTAESGEIFRTWNDTSPQKYVIDGEIHVVPQDFCPSCWNDWGFKWKKRTCPECGIKLGEECKILLDSDVCPHCREGIISMNHQVCGQCGFKIDPGCVVWG, from the coding sequence ATGACGCCAAATTCATGGAAGCAATCCAAAGAATTTATAAACCTGATTTCTGATAATCTGACCGTACTACTGGAATCATCTGAGTTTGAAACAATTCGAACTCAATTGATGGAACTTGTTAACAATCTGGATAAACGATATGGAATCAACATCAACTGCATGATCGATATCATTGACTGGGAAGAGGAACGAATTCTGCCACTGTTGAATACTGGCATATCAACTGCTGAAAGCGGAGAGATCTTTCGCACCTGGAACGATACATCACCGCAAAAATATGTCATCGATGGTGAAATCCATGTCGTTCCTCAAGACTTCTGTCCAAGCTGCTGGAATGACTGGGGGTTCAAATGGAAAAAACGGACCTGCCCGGAATGCGGGATTAAATTGGGAGAAGAATGTAAAATCCTGCTCGATTCTGACGTGTGTCCCCACTGCAGAGAAGGAATCATATCAATGAATCATCAAGTCTGTGGTCAGTGTGGATTTAAGATTGATCCCGGCTGTGTTGTATGGGGCTAA
- a CDS encoding BLUF domain-containing protein: MKLYQLIYVSKSVASVSRVELKEILKVACRNNKNQGITGILVYDRGHFFQVLEGGYNNVESVFAKIQKDKRHCRVNRIISYTIQERFFSKWYMGLYNLEDSTHFDFYKLKNCMKSLHEMTSVSEKRTLAKYALTIFIDLKGKTKVQPEDLIELT, encoded by the coding sequence ATGAAACTTTATCAACTGATCTATGTAAGCAAGAGTGTCGCTTCGGTTTCAAGAGTCGAATTGAAAGAAATCTTGAAGGTGGCATGCCGTAACAATAAAAACCAAGGCATCACGGGAATCCTGGTTTATGATCGTGGTCATTTTTTCCAGGTTCTGGAGGGGGGATACAATAATGTCGAATCAGTCTTTGCCAAAATTCAAAAAGACAAGCGACATTGTCGAGTCAACCGTATCATTTCCTACACAATCCAAGAACGTTTTTTCAGCAAATGGTATATGGGTTTATATAATCTGGAAGATTCAACACATTTCGATTTTTACAAATTAAAAAATTGCATGAAATCGCTCCATGAAATGACCTCCGTCAGTGAAAAGCGGACTTTGGCAAAGTATGCATTAACAATATTTATCGATCTCAAAGGGAAAACGAAAGTACAACCAGAAGACTTGATTGAGCTAACCTGA
- a CDS encoding PP2C family protein-serine/threonine phosphatase, whose product MNVVLAVFVVLFLIFSYQRNLAERLAEKRIALDEEAATLLPSILEMQNEGKEAVQQYLETICAQMQEIHAPVHHIVVRFQNGPFKLLSEHGASAELLQVIQKAARSPKHATRFENSEIVIGTYTQSGVTVYVSETLDNLYGSVFAEVLNNLTGFIILSLITGIVINIALTTIVTRPLHHLVQTVQEIGQGQLGAQSETFHCAELNYLTHEINDMSTSLAAAENIRKLQMAKARKIQENLLPKRIKIPGLNVTSLFQPADEVGGDYYDILPLSDGAWLFCIADITGHGISAAMSAAVLKTLLIQATEHTCSPAEILDFINRRFTVVSPVGEFVSMQLLRVVPRTHSIEYASAGHEPACFLSPTGELSDSETTGLLLGIDEDAEWDNITLYLTLGHRMLLITDGVSETHTPEGEMFGRKRLTALLQECQHLSIEETTQQLQESLSHFRNGSPQQDDVTVLLIEMTEA is encoded by the coding sequence GTGAATGTCGTGCTGGCTGTCTTTGTGGTGCTGTTTCTCATTTTTTCCTATCAGCGAAACCTGGCTGAACGCCTGGCAGAGAAACGGATCGCACTCGATGAAGAAGCAGCGACGTTGCTCCCCTCGATCTTAGAAATGCAGAACGAAGGCAAGGAGGCAGTTCAGCAGTATCTCGAAACCATCTGCGCACAAATGCAGGAAATCCATGCTCCGGTCCATCACATTGTGGTTCGATTTCAAAATGGCCCCTTCAAGCTGCTTTCCGAGCATGGTGCTTCTGCGGAATTGCTGCAGGTCATCCAAAAAGCCGCCAGGTCGCCCAAACATGCGACACGCTTTGAAAATTCCGAAATAGTAATCGGAACGTATACCCAGAGCGGCGTCACCGTTTATGTCTCTGAAACACTGGACAACCTCTATGGATCGGTGTTCGCTGAAGTCCTGAATAATCTCACTGGCTTTATCATACTGTCGCTCATCACTGGCATCGTAATCAACATTGCCCTGACCACGATCGTGACGCGTCCCTTGCATCATCTGGTCCAGACGGTCCAAGAAATAGGACAGGGGCAACTCGGCGCACAGTCTGAAACATTTCACTGTGCCGAGCTCAACTACCTGACCCACGAAATCAACGACATGAGCACCTCGCTGGCTGCTGCCGAGAATATTCGCAAACTGCAAATGGCCAAAGCCCGTAAAATTCAAGAAAACCTCTTACCCAAACGCATCAAGATCCCCGGCCTCAACGTGACCTCGCTCTTTCAGCCGGCGGACGAAGTGGGGGGCGATTATTATGATATTCTCCCTTTGAGTGACGGCGCCTGGCTGTTCTGCATCGCCGACATTACCGGGCACGGCATTTCCGCAGCGATGAGTGCCGCTGTACTGAAAACCCTGCTCATTCAGGCCACTGAGCATACCTGCTCGCCGGCAGAAATCTTAGATTTCATTAACCGCCGGTTCACAGTCGTCAGCCCGGTAGGTGAATTTGTATCGATGCAACTCCTGCGTGTCGTTCCTCGAACCCACTCAATCGAATATGCCAGTGCCGGTCACGAACCAGCCTGCTTTCTCTCGCCAACGGGAGAACTCTCAGACTCAGAAACCACCGGTCTGCTACTGGGCATCGATGAAGACGCAGAATGGGACAACATTACGCTCTATTTAACACTGGGGCATCGGATGCTGCTGATCACCGACGGCGTCAGTGAAACCCATACCCCCGAAGGAGAAATGTTCGGGCGCAAACGTCTCACTGCTTTGCTTCAGGAGTGCCAGCACCTTTCGATTGAAGAGACCACACAGCAACTTCAGGAAAGCCTGTCTCACTTCCGCAACGGCAGCCCACAACAGGACGACGTAACCGTACTCCTGATTGAAATGACCGAAGCGTAA
- a CDS encoding prenyltransferase/squalene oxidase repeat-containing protein: MSSLRIIALTLVSCVSVSLVFAEVPKKQTAAKEKKYQYKYDQIAVPEATADEPIRKEFSLELADQYLEQGAVAWTKQRKCVSCHTNGLYLFSRPELTLELGPPAVENRDFFIAELKKLKAMDREKQLSGIRPTQMAYVATGLAEWDRHVSKKLSPETEEALRFMLSVQSQDGSWGNTDCWPPFESSNYQGATVAARALASAPGWRDGLQDPTLKAGVDRLIAYLKKTEPPHDYGRLLLLWTAAQYPDLLSTEKKQALIKMVRKHQLPDGGWSIRTFAAPEAWGKGNRAEKLRDEPEFDKTSKAWQNPASDGHQTGLAILVLRESGVPADDPQIQKGIKWLLTHQRESGRWWTRSLNTDRWHFITYSGTLYPLLALKKCDVLPPLKQTTAR, translated from the coding sequence ATGAGCAGTTTGAGAATCATTGCGTTGACATTGGTAAGTTGTGTTAGCGTCTCGCTGGTCTTTGCTGAGGTTCCGAAGAAACAGACGGCCGCTAAAGAGAAAAAATACCAGTACAAGTACGATCAAATCGCGGTTCCCGAAGCGACCGCTGATGAGCCAATTCGCAAGGAGTTTTCACTGGAGTTGGCAGATCAATATCTGGAGCAGGGGGCGGTAGCCTGGACGAAGCAGCGTAAATGTGTGAGTTGTCACACTAATGGTCTGTATCTGTTTTCCCGTCCTGAGTTGACGCTGGAACTGGGGCCGCCTGCTGTAGAGAATCGTGATTTCTTTATCGCGGAATTAAAAAAACTGAAAGCGATGGACCGGGAAAAGCAGCTGAGCGGGATTCGGCCGACCCAGATGGCGTATGTCGCGACGGGGCTGGCGGAATGGGATCGGCATGTCAGTAAGAAGTTGTCGCCGGAGACCGAGGAAGCGCTGCGATTTATGCTGAGTGTGCAGTCTCAGGATGGGAGCTGGGGCAATACGGATTGCTGGCCTCCCTTTGAATCAAGCAACTATCAGGGGGCAACCGTGGCGGCGCGGGCGTTGGCTTCGGCTCCGGGATGGCGGGATGGTTTGCAGGATCCGACTTTGAAAGCGGGCGTGGATCGGCTGATCGCATACTTAAAGAAAACGGAACCCCCGCATGATTATGGTCGTTTGCTGTTGTTGTGGACGGCGGCGCAATATCCGGATTTATTGAGCACGGAGAAAAAACAGGCTTTGATCAAGATGGTTCGGAAACATCAACTGCCCGATGGGGGCTGGTCGATTCGAACGTTTGCGGCCCCGGAAGCCTGGGGCAAAGGGAATCGGGCCGAGAAACTACGCGATGAACCCGAATTTGATAAGACTTCCAAGGCATGGCAGAATCCGGCCAGTGACGGGCATCAGACCGGGCTGGCGATCTTGGTGCTACGTGAAAGCGGCGTGCCCGCGGACGATCCACAAATTCAAAAAGGAATTAAGTGGTTGTTAACGCACCAACGGGAATCGGGCCGCTGGTGGACGCGGTCACTGAATACGGACCGCTGGCACTTCATTACCTATAGTGGAACGCTGTATCCCCTGTTGGCACTCAAGAAGTGTGACGTCTTGCCTCCCTTGAAGCAGACCACAGCAAGATAG
- a CDS encoding tetratricopeptide repeat protein yields MMDHRLKSPARRQFLRNFASLPFAIPTIGSLLGAGTIAAAAPQQMTPQELQAFGKQIQATANSQDTAKFRALFDWKTFIDRVLAEYEQNPAVKQAIQPVRQQLETAYTENNQGIDTEILAEVGNGADYRFLAMRKEQDQYKVIFRFLRPDWTLNYQALIVEKQASGELKIIDIDSLSTGEFISQSLQRLYLPEIYKAHLAVKDKLTDQEKSRIINQKKRYDFLTPTEENTDPFQAYQQLPNEYKGEKTVLLFLAQDTIQKENPKKYQSVLGAFRKYHPNDPAAELLSVEYFTLLEEYNQALESLDRLSAAIKTVDPYLYSVRAGILIEMGDINLAGKYAGKASEIEPDLLQPYLHLINISVMQKNFDDTIKHLDTLKTKFGFAYEDLDLSELDNFDKFTASPQFKKWQASQPPASPK; encoded by the coding sequence ATGATGGATCATCGCCTCAAATCCCCTGCTCGTCGTCAATTTCTGCGCAATTTCGCCAGCCTTCCCTTTGCCATCCCCACCATCGGCTCGCTGCTTGGCGCCGGCACTATTGCGGCAGCGGCTCCCCAGCAGATGACGCCCCAGGAATTACAGGCATTTGGCAAACAGATCCAGGCGACTGCCAATTCACAGGATACAGCAAAATTCCGAGCCCTGTTCGACTGGAAAACATTCATCGACCGGGTTTTGGCAGAATACGAACAAAATCCAGCAGTCAAACAGGCGATTCAACCCGTGCGTCAGCAGCTCGAAACCGCCTATACCGAAAATAATCAGGGCATCGACACGGAAATCCTGGCTGAAGTCGGCAATGGCGCCGATTACCGATTCCTCGCCATGCGCAAGGAACAGGACCAGTATAAAGTCATTTTCCGCTTCCTTCGCCCCGACTGGACCCTGAACTACCAGGCTCTGATTGTGGAAAAACAAGCATCGGGCGAGTTGAAAATTATCGACATCGACAGCCTGTCCACAGGCGAATTCATTTCGCAATCTTTGCAACGACTTTACCTGCCGGAAATCTACAAAGCACACCTCGCGGTGAAAGATAAACTGACCGACCAGGAAAAGAGTCGAATCATCAACCAGAAAAAACGCTACGACTTCCTCACGCCAACCGAGGAAAATACCGACCCATTCCAGGCCTATCAGCAACTCCCCAACGAATATAAAGGGGAAAAAACCGTACTGCTTTTCCTGGCGCAGGACACGATCCAGAAAGAAAACCCGAAAAAATATCAATCCGTCCTCGGTGCGTTCCGGAAATACCATCCCAACGATCCGGCGGCGGAACTCTTAAGCGTCGAGTACTTCACTCTGCTCGAAGAATACAATCAGGCATTGGAAAGTCTGGACCGCCTGTCGGCTGCCATCAAAACCGTCGATCCCTACCTCTACTCGGTCCGGGCAGGCATCCTGATCGAAATGGGGGATATCAACTTAGCCGGAAAATACGCCGGCAAGGCATCCGAAATTGAACCGGACCTGCTGCAGCCTTACCTGCATCTGATCAATATCTCGGTGATGCAGAAAAACTTTGACGACACCATCAAACACCTGGATACACTCAAAACCAAATTCGGTTTTGCCTACGAAGACCTTGATCTCAGCGAACTGGATAACTTTGATAAGTTCACCGCTTCCCCCCAGTTCAAAAAGTGGCAGGCCAGTCAGCCGCCAGCAAGCCCGAAATAG
- the rpmF gene encoding 50S ribosomal protein L32, giving the protein MAVPKRRMSKSNSRKRRSHNGVKAAKPTYCPQCGTASPSHAICPHCGFYQGRTIVDSED; this is encoded by the coding sequence ATGGCAGTTCCTAAAAGACGGATGTCTAAATCCAATTCTCGTAAGAGACGTAGTCACAATGGTGTCAAAGCGGCTAAGCCGACCTATTGCCCCCAGTGTGGTACCGCGTCCCCTTCCCATGCCATTTGCCCTCACTGTGGTTTCTATCAGGGGCGAACCATCGTTGATTCTGAGGACTAA
- the plsX gene encoding phosphate acyltransferase PlsX yields MRIALDAMGGDFAPEPNITGAIAALQADSALNVVLVGPQDQLESQIEASGYSGDRLSIVHASQVVGMEEKPTDAMRQKPDSSISVCWKLMAAREVDAVVSAGNTGAVVASGLKTRLFLKDVKRPGIAVTLPTIAGHAVLMDVGANPSARPSHLYQYAVMGEIYAREVLRVESPKIGLINIGSEDVKGNDLYRDTYRLLNESPLKDSFVGNVEGRGLYQGEADVLICEGFVGNVVLKVSEGMADFLMKEASKHIIGSLDTERDKAKQAFQNLGKRFRYHETGGAPLLGIDGICIICHGSSDAHSISNALKGSAMFKDRGINSQIAEHLAQKPVA; encoded by the coding sequence ATGCGGATTGCACTGGATGCAATGGGGGGAGATTTTGCCCCCGAACCGAACATAACAGGAGCCATTGCCGCATTGCAGGCAGACTCTGCGCTGAATGTAGTGCTGGTGGGTCCTCAAGATCAACTCGAATCTCAGATTGAAGCTTCCGGCTATAGTGGCGATCGTTTATCGATTGTGCATGCGAGCCAGGTTGTTGGCATGGAGGAGAAGCCGACCGATGCGATGCGTCAAAAGCCGGACAGCTCGATTTCGGTCTGCTGGAAATTGATGGCAGCTCGCGAAGTCGATGCTGTCGTGAGTGCTGGCAATACGGGTGCTGTCGTTGCATCAGGGTTAAAAACCCGGTTGTTTTTGAAAGACGTCAAGCGGCCTGGGATTGCGGTTACTTTACCGACCATTGCCGGTCATGCCGTGCTGATGGATGTCGGGGCGAATCCTTCGGCGCGTCCTTCGCACCTGTATCAATATGCGGTGATGGGGGAGATCTATGCCCGCGAAGTGCTGCGTGTTGAATCTCCCAAAATCGGGCTGATCAATATCGGCAGTGAAGACGTGAAAGGCAATGATCTCTATCGAGACACCTATCGACTGCTTAATGAGAGTCCTTTGAAAGACAGCTTCGTCGGAAATGTCGAAGGTCGTGGGCTTTATCAGGGTGAAGCCGATGTCTTGATTTGTGAGGGATTTGTCGGGAATGTCGTGTTGAAAGTCAGCGAAGGAATGGCTGATTTTCTGATGAAAGAGGCCTCGAAGCATATTATCGGCAGTCTTGATACTGAGCGGGATAAAGCCAAGCAGGCCTTTCAGAATCTGGGGAAACGGTTCCGGTATCATGAAACTGGTGGTGCTCCGCTGTTAGGCATCGATGGGATCTGTATCATCTGCCATGGGTCGAGTGATGCACATTCGATTTCTAATGCCTTGAAGGGGAGTGCCATGTTCAAGGATCGTGGCATCAATTCTCAGATCGCCGAGCATCTGGCGCAGAAGCCAGTCGCCTAA
- the fabD gene encoding ACP S-malonyltransferase yields the protein MSRIAFLFPGQGAQHVGMGKTIVEKYPAARELFDRAAEILQYDLAKLCFEGPSEELDSTVISQPALFVTSLAALEMLRADSPDKVLACEMAAGLSLGEYTALVFAGAMSFEDGLRVVQRRGEAMQAAADANPSGMVSILLLDREKVAEICQAASSAGKIWIANYLCPGNIVLSGENSACEQAAELAEQEGGRAIPLAVAGAFHTEIMKPADSSLSEALAGVGLKKPEIPVVSNVDAEIHEDPDEIRELLIRQVISPVLWEDSLRKMLDDGFDEFYEIGPGKVLKGLMKRVNRKISCETVNDS from the coding sequence GTGAGCAGAATCGCTTTTTTATTTCCCGGACAGGGTGCTCAGCATGTCGGCATGGGCAAAACAATTGTCGAAAAATATCCCGCTGCCCGGGAGCTGTTTGATCGTGCTGCTGAAATTCTGCAGTACGATTTAGCCAAGCTTTGTTTCGAAGGGCCCAGTGAAGAGCTGGATTCGACCGTGATCAGCCAGCCGGCTTTATTTGTTACAAGTCTGGCGGCTTTGGAAATGCTCCGGGCTGATTCTCCCGATAAAGTTCTGGCGTGCGAAATGGCAGCCGGCTTAAGTTTGGGAGAGTATACCGCACTGGTTTTTGCGGGGGCCATGAGCTTTGAAGACGGTTTGCGCGTGGTGCAGCGTCGCGGTGAAGCCATGCAGGCGGCCGCGGATGCCAATCCTTCCGGTATGGTCAGTATTCTCTTGCTGGATCGCGAAAAAGTGGCAGAGATTTGTCAGGCCGCTTCCTCGGCCGGGAAAATCTGGATCGCCAACTATTTATGTCCCGGAAATATTGTACTGTCAGGCGAAAATAGTGCTTGTGAGCAAGCTGCCGAATTAGCCGAGCAGGAAGGGGGGCGTGCGATTCCTCTGGCGGTCGCTGGGGCATTTCATACGGAGATCATGAAGCCGGCTGATAGTTCGCTGTCCGAGGCACTGGCCGGCGTGGGCCTGAAAAAACCGGAAATTCCTGTGGTTTCCAATGTGGATGCGGAAATTCATGAAGATCCGGACGAAATCCGCGAACTACTGATACGACAGGTCATCAGCCCTGTTCTCTGGGAAGATTCCCTGCGGAAAATGCTGGATGACGGCTTTGATGAATTTTATGAAATCGGCCCTGGAAAAGTTCTGAAGGGGTTAATGAAACGTGTGAATCGCAAAATTTCTTGCGAGACGGTCAACGATTCATAA
- the acpP gene encoding acyl carrier protein: protein MSIEEKVVGIVSEQLGHPKEDITLDSKFIDDLKADSLDIVELVMEFEDEFDVTIPDDDYDKIKTVGDVVGYITEKAS, encoded by the coding sequence GTGTCAATTGAAGAAAAAGTGGTTGGTATCGTGAGTGAGCAATTGGGCCATCCAAAAGAAGATATTACGCTGGATAGCAAATTTATCGACGACTTAAAGGCCGACTCTCTCGACATTGTTGAACTTGTCATGGAATTTGAAGACGAGTTTGATGTCACGATTCCTGATGATGATTATGACAAAATCAAAACTGTAGGCGATGTCGTCGGTTATATCACCGAGAAGGCCAGCTGA